The following proteins are encoded in a genomic region of Phycisphaerae bacterium:
- a CDS encoding prepilin-type N-terminal cleavage/methylation domain-containing protein, producing the protein MCKRAFTLIELLVVVAILAILISILLPALGRARAAAKTTVCASHLYQLGTAIYEYWSEWNGRVPYVESPMTNGTGRPPRSPYNVPGFGSGQWSDADLDPFDRTNWPMSLPNVLMPKYLGAEPGVFVCPSALTGWPRHGGAYRYTYRPAAANQPNGIVLDAKAYWYFREHFGFLDGRMLCKLKLELTGNPAEDAQRIVILRGTYVRDLIVWEGSQVIGPHRGGINVLNRDLQVEFRNAQTTNEDLAPNFTGSKF; encoded by the coding sequence ATGTGCAAGCGTGCGTTTACGCTGATCGAACTGCTCGTGGTGGTCGCCATCCTGGCGATCCTGATATCGATCCTCCTGCCCGCGCTCGGGCGGGCGCGGGCGGCGGCGAAGACGACCGTCTGCGCCTCACACCTCTACCAGCTCGGCACGGCGATCTATGAATACTGGTCCGAGTGGAACGGCCGCGTGCCGTACGTCGAATCGCCCATGACGAACGGCACCGGTCGCCCGCCGCGCAGCCCGTATAACGTCCCCGGCTTCGGCAGCGGCCAATGGAGCGACGCCGATCTCGATCCGTTCGACCGCACGAATTGGCCCATGTCGCTGCCAAACGTGCTGATGCCAAAGTATCTCGGCGCGGAGCCGGGCGTCTTCGTGTGCCCGTCCGCGTTGACCGGCTGGCCGCGTCACGGCGGTGCATACCGCTACACGTATCGCCCGGCGGCGGCGAACCAGCCGAACGGAATCGTGCTGGATGCGAAGGCGTACTGGTATTTCCGCGAGCACTTCGGGTTTCTCGACGGCCGCATGCTGTGCAAGCTGAAGCTGGAACTGACCGGCAACCCGGCGGAGGACGCCCAGCGGATCGTCATCCTGCGCGGCACGTACGTACGCGACCTGATCGTGTGGGAAGGCAGCCAGGTCATCGGCCCGCACCGCGGCGGCATCAACGTGCTGAATCGCGATCTGCAGGTCGAATTCCGCAACGCGCAGACGACCAACGAAGACCTCGCCCCCAACTTTACCGGCTCGAAATTCTGA
- a CDS encoding branched-chain amino acid ABC transporter permease, translating to MLVGVALALALHFWVQPASGPFATKVLLDIGINVILAVSLTLVNGFTGQFSIGHAGFMALGGYAAAAVTYYGSFRLFGSAAFRGGVLSWTVSQGEWGGGLLGGGDVLFLVACLVGGLVAAVAGYVVGLPSLRLRGDYLAIVTLGFGEIVRVLLQASQPQLFGADEIQATAAWRLSVSLGGALGFISLPFYTTLFWVYAFVALTLIVTCRIKYSSYGRAFLSIREDEIAAEAMGIHTTRYKVRAFVLAAFFAGLAGALYGHSIGSINAGELGFQKSFDLIIMVVLGGMGSISGSTLAAVLLTLLPELLRTVTDHVNQFLPARYALPDLRMIIYSLALILMMILRPQGLLGLHEIWDLRRRRPPVMK from the coding sequence CTGCTCGTTGGCGTCGCGCTCGCGCTGGCGCTGCATTTCTGGGTGCAGCCGGCGAGCGGTCCCTTTGCGACCAAGGTGCTCCTGGACATCGGCATCAACGTCATCCTCGCCGTGTCGCTCACGCTGGTGAACGGGTTCACCGGCCAGTTCTCCATCGGCCACGCCGGCTTCATGGCCCTGGGCGGATACGCCGCCGCGGCGGTGACCTATTACGGTTCGTTCCGGCTCTTCGGCAGTGCGGCGTTTCGCGGCGGCGTGCTGAGCTGGACCGTCAGCCAGGGGGAATGGGGTGGGGGCCTGCTGGGCGGCGGCGATGTGCTGTTCCTGGTGGCGTGCCTGGTGGGGGGGCTGGTGGCGGCGGTGGCGGGCTACGTAGTGGGGCTGCCATCATTGCGTCTGCGCGGCGACTACCTGGCGATCGTAACGCTCGGTTTTGGCGAGATCGTGCGGGTGCTGTTGCAGGCCTCGCAGCCGCAGCTCTTCGGGGCGGACGAGATTCAGGCGACGGCGGCGTGGCGGCTGAGCGTGAGCCTGGGCGGCGCGCTCGGCTTCATCAGCCTGCCGTTCTACACGACACTGTTCTGGGTGTACGCGTTCGTGGCGCTGACGCTGATCGTCACCTGTCGCATCAAGTATTCGAGTTATGGCCGCGCGTTCCTGTCGATCCGCGAGGACGAGATCGCCGCCGAGGCCATGGGCATTCACACGACGCGCTACAAGGTGCGGGCCTTCGTGCTGGCGGCGTTCTTCGCGGGCCTGGCGGGGGCGCTCTACGGCCACTCGATCGGCTCCATCAACGCGGGCGAGCTTGGCTTCCAGAAGTCGTTCGACCTGATCATCATGGTCGTGCTCGGCGGCATGGGCTCGATCTCCGGTTCGACGCTCGCGGCGGTGCTGCTCACGCTGCTGCCCGAGTTGCTGCGGACGGTGACGGACCACGTAAACCAGTTCCTGCCGGCACGATACGCGCTGCCCGATCTGCGCATGATCATCTACTCGTTGGCGCTGATCCTGATGATGATCCTCCGCCCGCAAGGCCTGCTGGGGCTACACGAGATCTGGGATCTCCGCCGCCGCCGCCCGCCGGTGATGAAGTGA
- a CDS encoding ABC transporter ATP-binding protein — translation MALLEIRGLHVHYGAIHALQGIDLTVEAGQVVTLIGANGAGKSTTLRTISGLVRPSAGTLVFDGHSLAGMPPHEIVRLGIAQAPEGRGVFANLTVAENLEMGAYARTDRAAMARDRERALTLFPRLRERLSQSAATLSGGEQQMLAIARALLARPRLLLLDEPSLGLAPQVVQTIFQIIREINAAGTTILLVEQNARLALQTAHHGYVLEVGRIAHHDDARRLEQCDDVRRAYLGVG, via the coding sequence ATGGCGCTGCTTGAAATCCGCGGGCTGCACGTGCACTACGGCGCGATCCATGCGCTGCAGGGGATCGATCTGACCGTGGAGGCCGGGCAGGTCGTGACGCTCATCGGCGCGAACGGCGCGGGCAAATCGACGACGCTGCGCACGATCTCCGGGCTGGTGCGGCCCAGCGCCGGCACGCTGGTCTTCGATGGCCATTCGCTCGCGGGCATGCCGCCGCACGAGATTGTGCGGCTGGGGATCGCCCAAGCGCCCGAGGGCCGGGGCGTGTTCGCCAACCTCACGGTGGCCGAGAACCTGGAGATGGGCGCCTACGCCCGCACCGACCGCGCGGCGATGGCCCGCGACCGCGAGCGGGCGCTGACGCTGTTCCCGCGGCTGCGCGAGCGGCTGAGCCAGAGCGCGGCGACGCTCTCGGGCGGCGAGCAGCAGATGCTGGCGATCGCGCGGGCGCTGTTGGCCCGACCGCGACTGTTGTTGCTCGATGAGCCGTCGCTGGGGCTGGCGCCGCAGGTCGTGCAGACGATCTTCCAGATCATCCGCGAGATCAACGCCGCCGGCACGACGATCCTGCTGGTCGAGCAGAACGCGCGGCTGGCGCTGCAGACGGCGCATCACGGGTACGTGCTGGAGGTGGGCCGGATCGCGCACCACGACGACGCGCGGCGGCTGGAGCAGTGCGACGACGTGCGGCGGGCGTACCTCGGCGTCGGCTAA
- a CDS encoding sodium:calcium symporter, with translation MAQANEQWGTRLGVILAVAGCAVGIGNFLRFPGQAVANGGGTFMIPYFCALIFLGIPICWAEWTMGKLGGRLGYHSCPAILGLLGGRREWHYVGVLGLMMPTIVYMYYVVLESWCLAYAWYYLFGWVDLGDVDTEFSLRSQEFFTRLVGADQDGLMLAGGLHPSVWFCIATFAANFFLIYHGITRGIERFCNIAMPIMILCALVVLVRVLTLGTPNPAHPDLNVLNGLGFMWNPKPTGTGDVATFALADPKVWLAAAGQIFFTLSVGFGVIMNYASYLKPKDDVLLAGLTASATNEFFEVCLGGLITIPAAFVFLGAAGAVGGTFGIGFNTLPVVFEYMPAGQFFGFLWFFMLFLAAVTSSVSLLQPMIAFLEEALHIERRASVTLLGLITATGSFFVIYFSKGLVALDTMDFWMAQVGILILGMIEIVVFGWVLGARRGYAVALEGARLRPPRWFFTVFMRFVTPAILIIVLVTWCWQNAPDYVQTLRGGGVPLLAVCFMLTILVFLLILVHIASRRWPVGSGEFPAATDEEAPR, from the coding sequence ATGGCCCAGGCAAACGAACAATGGGGCACACGGCTGGGCGTGATCCTGGCCGTCGCGGGCTGCGCCGTCGGCATCGGCAACTTCCTGCGTTTTCCCGGGCAGGCGGTCGCGAACGGCGGCGGCACGTTCATGATCCCGTATTTCTGCGCACTCATCTTCCTGGGCATCCCGATCTGCTGGGCCGAGTGGACCATGGGCAAGCTCGGGGGGCGCCTCGGCTATCACTCCTGCCCGGCGATTCTGGGCCTGCTCGGTGGCCGGCGGGAGTGGCACTACGTCGGTGTGCTCGGGTTGATGATGCCGACCATCGTGTACATGTACTACGTCGTGCTGGAATCCTGGTGCCTGGCTTACGCGTGGTACTACCTGTTCGGCTGGGTTGATTTGGGCGACGTGGACACCGAGTTCTCCCTGCGGAGCCAGGAGTTCTTCACCCGGCTCGTCGGCGCGGACCAGGACGGCCTCATGCTCGCAGGTGGGCTGCACCCCAGCGTGTGGTTCTGCATCGCCACGTTCGCGGCCAATTTCTTCCTGATCTACCACGGCATCACCAGGGGCATCGAACGCTTCTGCAACATCGCCATGCCGATCATGATCCTGTGCGCGCTCGTCGTGCTGGTGCGCGTGCTGACCCTGGGTACGCCGAACCCGGCACACCCGGACCTGAACGTGCTGAACGGCCTGGGCTTCATGTGGAACCCCAAACCGACGGGCACCGGCGACGTGGCGACCTTCGCGCTGGCCGACCCGAAAGTCTGGCTGGCCGCGGCCGGGCAGATCTTCTTCACCCTGTCCGTCGGCTTCGGCGTCATCATGAACTACGCCAGCTACCTGAAGCCCAAGGATGATGTTCTGCTGGCCGGCCTGACGGCTTCCGCGACCAACGAGTTCTTTGAAGTGTGCCTGGGCGGCTTGATCACGATCCCGGCGGCGTTCGTGTTCCTTGGGGCGGCGGGGGCCGTCGGCGGGACGTTCGGCATCGGCTTCAACACGCTGCCGGTCGTGTTCGAGTACATGCCCGCCGGGCAGTTCTTTGGCTTCCTCTGGTTCTTCATGCTGTTCCTGGCCGCGGTCACCAGCTCGGTGTCGCTGTTGCAGCCGATGATCGCGTTCCTCGAAGAGGCGCTGCACATCGAGCGGCGGGCCTCGGTGACTCTACTGGGCCTCATCACGGCAACGGGCAGCTTCTTCGTCATCTACTTCAGCAAGGGCCTGGTGGCGCTCGACACGATGGATTTCTGGATGGCCCAGGTGGGCATTCTGATCCTGGGCATGATCGAGATCGTCGTGTTCGGCTGGGTGCTGGGGGCGCGGCGCGGCTACGCAGTGGCCCTGGAGGGCGCGCGTCTGCGCCCGCCGCGCTGGTTTTTCACCGTCTTCATGCGCTTTGTCACGCCGGCGATTCTGATCATCGTGTTGGTGACCTGGTGCTGGCAGAATGCTCCGGATTATGTCCAGACGCTGCGCGGCGGCGGCGTGCCCCTGCTGGCAGTCTGCTTCATGCTGACGATCCTGGTGTTCCTCCTGATTCTCGTGCACATTGCCAGTCGGCGCTGGCCGGTGGGCAGCGGCGAGTTCCCTGCGGCGACGGACGAGGAGGCCCCGCGATGA
- a CDS encoding glycosyltransferase family 4 protein: protein MTDNDAARAGPPADLAIHVLHVVGRDAALRLGPMLAQVMQALSARGLKTTLVTDDAELGVRLADTPVECHLVPHVGGWRAWRLDGLLTARLAPPNVVHVWGQAGLGWLLRWARQADVPCVAHVFGTAHGEQALRTCRRASEHVVFASSALAAPLLPRFPHAAARCRVVPPAVAIPPHTSPADSGERLFTALCVGRFAEEHGLELVIDAVAQLRRNRVDLQVGLVSDGPGLGAIWRRIRERRVRECVALVDEPRLWEKVLPEVDACLLPAAEPELTIVPLLAMGLGKLVIATRNQPADWFIEERTAWQFTPGSAAELAYLLTRAIEQPQKALELRTAAAQYVRAEHSIAAMIERLGELYATACGRSAAVSAATGGAS from the coding sequence ATGACTGACAATGACGCGGCCCGCGCCGGTCCACCAGCGGATCTCGCGATCCACGTGCTTCACGTCGTGGGGCGCGACGCGGCCCTGCGTCTCGGCCCCATGCTGGCGCAGGTGATGCAGGCGCTGTCTGCCCGCGGCCTGAAAACGACCCTGGTCACGGACGATGCCGAGCTGGGGGTTCGACTTGCCGACACGCCGGTGGAGTGTCATCTGGTCCCGCACGTCGGCGGCTGGCGTGCCTGGCGCCTGGACGGCTTGCTCACAGCGCGGCTCGCGCCGCCGAATGTGGTGCACGTGTGGGGCCAGGCCGGGCTGGGGTGGCTGCTGCGTTGGGCCCGGCAGGCCGACGTGCCCTGCGTGGCGCACGTGTTTGGGACCGCGCACGGCGAGCAGGCCCTGCGGACCTGTCGACGCGCAAGCGAGCACGTTGTGTTCGCGTCGTCAGCGTTGGCGGCTCCGTTGCTGCCACGCTTTCCACACGCGGCCGCCCGCTGCCGGGTGGTTCCCCCGGCCGTGGCGATTCCGCCGCACACCTCGCCCGCCGATTCCGGGGAGCGCCTCTTCACCGCGCTGTGCGTGGGTCGTTTCGCGGAGGAGCACGGCCTGGAGCTCGTCATCGACGCCGTCGCACAGCTACGCCGCAACCGCGTCGACTTGCAGGTGGGCCTCGTCAGTGACGGGCCGGGCCTGGGTGCAATCTGGCGTCGCATCCGTGAGCGGCGCGTGCGGGAGTGCGTCGCGCTGGTGGACGAGCCGCGGCTCTGGGAAAAGGTGTTGCCGGAGGTGGATGCGTGCCTGCTGCCGGCGGCCGAGCCGGAGCTGACCATCGTGCCGTTGCTGGCGATGGGCCTGGGCAAGCTCGTCATCGCGACGCGGAATCAGCCGGCCGACTGGTTCATCGAGGAACGCACCGCGTGGCAGTTTACGCCGGGGTCCGCGGCCGAGTTGGCGTACCTGTTGACCCGCGCCATCGAGCAGCCGCAGAAGGCCCTGGAGCTGCGCACCGCGGCGGCCCAGTACGTGCGTGCCGAGCACTCGATCGCCGCCATGATCGAGCGGCTGGGGGAACTCTATGCGACCGCGTGTGGGCGATCCGCGGCGGTCTCGGCGGCAACCGGAGGGGCGTCATGA
- a CDS encoding metallophosphoesterase, with product MSVLAAISIFRLIVFGLPVLAVIWWFWADRRLRRLPRGGRWRIALAAFVGGNLVVYAWVILSRFTGHGAAIPGLLLEICYLWHLLILPLTIIVLTGGTALGAAVRGGAWLRRSLRARRMPNVGAEIADDPADRPAAEDRPPRPTRRQILVAGLTALPVLATGAAQAKAMSQLSTFRIRRLDVGLPTLPAALDGLTIAHLSDLHVGRFTNGPILDDVVTRTNALGADLVLFTGDLIDHALADLPAGLDVLRRIAPAERLFMCEGNHDLFEGRTEFEGRVRRAGVPLLVNEAAMLEIRGERVQVLGLRWSGYGGSIDDDVDHLFALRQPDAFTILLAHHPHAFDRAAAAGIPLTLAGHTHGGQLMLTSDIGAGPVLFKYWSGLYRQGAAALVVSNGVGNWFPLRVNAPAEILHLRLRSRKP from the coding sequence ATGTCAGTTTTGGCGGCGATATCCATCTTCCGACTCATCGTGTTCGGCCTGCCCGTGCTCGCCGTCATCTGGTGGTTCTGGGCGGATCGGCGGCTGCGGCGGCTGCCCCGCGGTGGACGCTGGCGCATCGCTCTGGCGGCCTTTGTCGGCGGCAACCTCGTGGTGTATGCCTGGGTGATCCTCTCGCGGTTCACCGGGCACGGGGCCGCCATACCCGGCTTGCTGCTCGAAATCTGCTACCTCTGGCACCTGCTGATCCTGCCGCTCACGATCATCGTGCTGACCGGCGGCACCGCGCTCGGCGCCGCCGTGCGCGGCGGCGCGTGGCTGCGGCGGTCGCTGCGCGCGCGGCGTATGCCGAACGTCGGGGCCGAAATCGCTGACGATCCCGCCGATCGGCCGGCCGCCGAGGACAGGCCACCCCGCCCCACGCGGCGACAGATTCTGGTTGCCGGCCTGACCGCCCTGCCAGTGCTGGCAACCGGAGCCGCGCAGGCGAAGGCCATGTCGCAGCTCAGCACGTTCCGAATCCGCCGACTGGATGTTGGGTTGCCGACGCTGCCGGCGGCGCTGGACGGGCTGACGATCGCACATTTGAGCGACCTGCACGTGGGCCGGTTCACGAACGGGCCGATTCTCGATGACGTCGTAACGCGCACGAATGCCCTGGGCGCCGACCTGGTGCTGTTCACCGGCGATCTGATCGATCATGCCCTCGCCGACCTGCCCGCCGGTCTGGACGTGCTGCGCCGCATTGCGCCCGCCGAGCGGCTGTTCATGTGCGAGGGCAACCACGATTTGTTCGAGGGGCGCACCGAGTTTGAGGGACGCGTTCGCCGGGCGGGCGTGCCGCTGCTGGTGAACGAGGCCGCCATGCTGGAGATTCGCGGGGAGCGCGTACAGGTGCTCGGGCTGCGCTGGAGCGGATACGGAGGCTCCATCGACGACGACGTGGATCATCTGTTCGCGCTGCGGCAGCCGGATGCCTTCACCATTCTGCTCGCCCATCACCCGCACGCGTTCGACCGGGCGGCGGCGGCCGGCATCCCGCTGACACTCGCCGGCCACACGCACGGCGGACAGCTCATGCTGACCAGCGACATCGGCGCGGGGCCGGTCCTATTCAAGTACTGGTCCGGGCTGTATCGCCAGGGGGCGGCGGCACTCGTCGTGTCGAACGGCGTGGGGAACTGGTTCCCGCTGCGCGTCAATGCGCCGGCGGAAATACTGCACCTGAGGCTGCGCAGCCGTAAGCCGTGA
- a CDS encoding ATP-dependent Clp protease ATP-binding subunit, with protein sequence MFERFTDRARKVMALANQEAQRFNHEYIGTEHVLLGLVKEGSGVGANVLKNLAVDLRKVRLEVEKLVKSGPEMVTMGKLPHTPRAKRVIEYAIEEARNLNHNYVGTEHLLLGLLREQDGVAAQVLMNLGLKLDDVREEVLNLLGAGVEGEEASAIAPPGEAPGKKGKSKTPALDSFGRDLTELAREGKLDPCIGRAAEIERVITVLCRRMKNNPVLLGEAGVGKTAIVEGLAQKIINRQVPELLHDRRIVILDLAMMVAGTKYRGQFEERIKAVMNEVRRARNVILFIDELHTLVGAGGAEGAIDASNVLKPALSRGEIQCIGATTFDEFRKYIEKDAALARRFQPIHVDEPSMEHTLEILRGLRDRYEAHHRVQISDDAIRAATELSHRYITGRVLPDKAIDVIDEAGARVRIRSMTMPPDLADLEREIERLSGEKDEAVKNADYERAAELRDKCETLRMKRENIQREWKDNAQEAEGIVDEIVIGEVVSRMTGIPLTRLEKEEAARLLELENELHKKVISQHEAISAIARSVRRSRSGLKDPNRPMGSFIFLGPSGVGKTLLAKTLAEFMFGDEDAMITIDMSEYMEKHNVSRLIGAPPGYVGYEEGGQLTERIRRRPYAVVLLDEIEKAHPDVFNMLLQIMEEGRLTDSFGRHVDFRNVILIMTSNIGADRIMSSDPFGFMKRDEDINYQKMKDMLVNELERNFRPEFINRIDEVVVFHKLTHADMLNIVDLELGKVAKRLKERSLTLELTPEAKEYLVEKGTDEKFGARPLRRTISTMIEDPLSEDILRNKYAGKGIIRVSVTGETGSEGRHFVFEGVDAPPKGGAKPDVPVASAETT encoded by the coding sequence ATGTTTGAACGCTTCACGGACCGTGCGCGGAAGGTGATGGCGCTGGCCAATCAGGAAGCGCAGCGGTTTAACCACGAGTACATTGGCACGGAACACGTCCTGCTCGGCCTGGTGAAGGAGGGCTCGGGCGTCGGCGCGAATGTGCTGAAGAACCTCGCGGTTGACTTGCGCAAGGTCCGCCTGGAAGTTGAGAAGCTCGTCAAGAGCGGGCCCGAGATGGTCACGATGGGCAAGCTGCCGCACACGCCGCGGGCCAAGCGCGTCATCGAGTACGCGATCGAGGAAGCCCGCAACCTGAACCACAACTACGTCGGCACCGAGCACCTGCTGCTCGGGCTGCTCCGCGAGCAGGACGGGGTGGCGGCGCAGGTCCTGATGAACCTCGGGCTGAAGCTGGACGACGTGCGCGAGGAAGTCCTGAATCTGCTCGGCGCGGGCGTTGAAGGCGAGGAAGCCAGCGCGATCGCGCCGCCGGGCGAGGCCCCGGGCAAGAAAGGCAAGAGCAAGACGCCGGCACTGGATTCGTTCGGCCGCGACCTGACCGAGCTGGCCCGCGAAGGCAAGCTGGATCCGTGCATCGGCCGCGCCGCCGAGATCGAGCGCGTCATCACCGTGCTCTGCCGCCGGATGAAGAACAACCCCGTGCTGCTGGGCGAGGCCGGCGTCGGCAAGACGGCCATCGTCGAGGGTTTGGCGCAGAAGATCATCAACCGGCAGGTGCCGGAGCTGCTGCACGACCGGCGGATCGTGATCCTCGACCTGGCCATGATGGTGGCCGGGACGAAGTACCGTGGCCAGTTCGAAGAGCGCATCAAGGCGGTGATGAACGAGGTCCGCCGGGCGCGCAACGTGATCCTGTTCATCGACGAGCTGCACACGCTGGTCGGCGCGGGCGGCGCGGAAGGCGCGATCGACGCGTCGAACGTGCTGAAGCCGGCGCTCTCGCGCGGCGAGATCCAGTGCATCGGCGCGACGACGTTCGACGAGTTCCGCAAGTACATCGAAAAGGATGCGGCCCTGGCGCGGCGGTTCCAGCCGATCCACGTGGACGAGCCCTCGATGGAGCACACGCTGGAGATCCTCCGCGGCCTGCGCGACCGCTACGAGGCGCACCACCGCGTGCAGATCTCCGACGACGCGATCCGGGCGGCGACCGAGCTTTCGCACCGCTACATCACGGGGCGCGTGCTGCCCGATAAGGCGATCGACGTGATCGACGAGGCGGGCGCGCGCGTGCGCATTCGCAGCATGACCATGCCGCCGGACCTGGCCGACCTGGAGCGTGAGATCGAGCGGCTCAGCGGCGAGAAGGACGAGGCGGTCAAGAACGCGGACTACGAGCGCGCGGCGGAGTTGCGCGACAAGTGCGAAACGCTGCGCATGAAGCGGGAGAACATCCAGCGCGAATGGAAGGACAACGCGCAGGAGGCCGAGGGCATCGTCGACGAGATCGTCATCGGCGAGGTGGTCAGCCGCATGACCGGCATCCCGCTGACGCGCCTGGAGAAGGAAGAGGCCGCGCGGCTGCTCGAGCTGGAAAACGAGCTGCACAAGAAGGTGATCAGCCAGCACGAGGCGATCAGCGCGATCGCCCGCAGCGTGCGGCGCAGCCGGAGCGGCCTGAAGGACCCGAACCGGCCGATGGGCTCGTTCATCTTCCTGGGCCCCTCGGGCGTGGGCAAGACGCTGCTCGCCAAGACGCTCGCCGAGTTCATGTTCGGCGACGAAGACGCGATGATCACGATCGACATGTCGGAGTACATGGAGAAGCACAACGTCAGCCGGCTGATCGGCGCCCCGCCGGGCTATGTCGGCTACGAGGAGGGCGGTCAGCTCACCGAGCGCATCCGGCGCCGGCCGTACGCGGTCGTGCTGCTCGACGAGATCGAGAAGGCCCACCCCGACGTGTTCAACATGCTGCTGCAGATCATGGAGGAAGGCCGTCTGACGGACTCGTTCGGCCGCCACGTGGACTTCCGCAACGTGATTCTGATCATGACCAGCAACATCGGCGCCGACCGCATCATGAGCTCCGATCCGTTCGGGTTCATGAAGCGCGACGAGGACATCAACTACCAGAAGATGAAGGACATGCTCGTCAACGAACTCGAGCGGAACTTCCGCCCCGAGTTTATCAACCGCATCGACGAGGTCGTCGTCTTCCACAAGCTCACGCACGCCGACATGCTCAACATCGTCGACCTCGAACTGGGCAAGGTCGCCAAGCGACTCAAGGAACGCAGCCTCACGCTCGAGCTCACGCCGGAAGCGAAGGAATACCTCGTCGAGAAGGGCACCGACGAGAAATTCGGCGCGCGGCCGCTGCGGCGGACCATCTCCACGATGATCGAAGACCCGCTCAGCGAGGACATCCTGCGCAACAAGTACGCCGGCAAGGGCATCATCCGCGTCTCGGTCACCGGTGAGACCGGGTCCGAGGGCCGGCACTTCGTTTTCGAGGGCGTCGACGCGCCGCCGAAGGGCGGGGCCAAGCCCGACGTGCCGGTCGCGAGTGCCGAGACGACGTAA
- a CDS encoding ABC transporter ATP-binding protein → MPGLLEIADLSIAFGGLKAVQHFSLSLQRGDLQGLIGPNGAGKTTVFNLLTGVYRPGSGTVRLRGRSLIGLRPFQIAAAGLARTFQASRLFRDLTVRDNVRIGCQLRARHGLLTTVLRTAGHVGAERGILQRCDTLLAAFGLANRQDELARNLPYGDQRRLEMARALATEPQVLLLDEPAAGMNPQEKQALRELIRLVRQQFGVTILLIEHDMGVVMDICERITVLDYGVTIATGTPAEIQRDPKVIEAYLGSEQESRRPGELEST, encoded by the coding sequence ATGCCTGGGCTCCTGGAAATCGCCGACCTCTCGATCGCCTTCGGCGGCCTGAAGGCCGTACAGCATTTCAGCCTGTCCCTGCAGCGCGGCGATCTCCAGGGTCTCATCGGGCCGAATGGCGCGGGCAAGACCACCGTCTTCAATCTGCTCACCGGCGTCTACCGGCCGGGCAGCGGGACGGTGCGCCTGCGGGGACGATCGCTCATCGGATTGCGGCCCTTCCAGATTGCGGCCGCGGGACTGGCCCGGACGTTTCAGGCCAGCCGCCTGTTTCGCGACCTGACGGTGCGTGACAACGTGCGGATCGGCTGCCAGTTGCGCGCCCGGCACGGACTGCTGACGACCGTGCTGCGGACGGCCGGGCACGTCGGTGCGGAGCGCGGCATCCTGCAACGGTGCGACACGCTGCTGGCGGCGTTCGGCCTCGCCAACCGGCAGGATGAGTTGGCCCGCAACCTGCCCTACGGCGACCAGCGCCGGCTGGAGATGGCCCGGGCCTTGGCGACCGAGCCGCAAGTGCTGCTGCTGGACGAACCGGCGGCGGGGATGAACCCGCAGGAAAAGCAGGCGCTGCGCGAGCTGATTCGCCTGGTGCGGCAGCAGTTCGGCGTCACGATCCTGCTGATCGAGCACGACATGGGCGTGGTGATGGACATCTGCGAGCGGATCACCGTTCTGGACTATGGCGTCACGATCGCCACCGGCACGCCCGCGGAAATCCAGCGGGACCCCAAGGTCATCGAGGCGTACCTTGGAAGCGAACAGGAGAGCAGGCGACCGGGTGAACTGGAGAGCACGTGA